One genomic region from Frateuria soli encodes:
- a CDS encoding RluA family pseudouridine synthase, with the protein MQTVTSHDAPQGVRQVDIGPERDGQRIDNALATLLKGVPKSMIYRLLRTGQVRVNGKRAKPDTRLSAGDTLRIPPVRTAERAPDRGPAPELLARVAEAVIFEDKHFLVIDKPSGIASHGGSGVSHGAIELLRAARPEQHLELVHRLDRDTSGVLVFAKTRAGLTGLQAAIRAGQVTKQYLCLMVGHPPKARFDVNAPLLKSVLQGGERMVRVSDNGKPSLTFFREMEQLTGARLMQATLGTGRTHQIRVHAAHIGHPLAGDTKYGDREANKRFREKGLQRLFLHAAHMGFELDGRAYGFSAPLPDDLKNFLDVLGDKGKSNRWLRPAAPRPGPRKQNR; encoded by the coding sequence ATGCAGACGGTAACTTCCCATGACGCACCTCAAGGTGTGCGTCAAGTCGATATCGGCCCCGAGCGCGACGGCCAACGGATCGACAATGCCCTGGCGACCCTGCTCAAGGGCGTCCCCAAGAGCATGATCTACCGCCTGCTTCGCACCGGGCAGGTGCGTGTGAACGGCAAGCGGGCCAAGCCGGATACGCGTCTCAGTGCCGGCGATACGCTTCGTATCCCGCCGGTCCGGACCGCCGAAAGGGCCCCCGATCGCGGGCCGGCTCCCGAGCTGCTGGCCCGGGTCGCCGAAGCGGTGATTTTCGAGGACAAACACTTCCTGGTCATCGACAAGCCCTCGGGCATCGCCAGTCACGGCGGCTCGGGGGTCAGCCACGGTGCGATCGAACTGCTGCGCGCCGCCCGCCCGGAACAGCACCTGGAGCTGGTGCACCGGCTGGACCGCGACACCAGTGGCGTGCTGGTGTTTGCCAAGACCCGCGCCGGACTGACCGGGCTGCAGGCGGCGATTCGCGCGGGTCAGGTGACCAAGCAATACCTCTGTCTGATGGTCGGGCACCCGCCGAAGGCGCGCTTCGACGTCAATGCGCCACTGCTGAAATCGGTGCTCCAGGGCGGAGAACGAATGGTAAGAGTGTCCGATAACGGCAAGCCGTCGTTGACTTTTTTCCGCGAGATGGAGCAGCTCACCGGCGCCCGCCTGATGCAGGCGACGCTGGGCACGGGGCGAACCCACCAGATCCGCGTGCACGCGGCCCACATCGGCCATCCGCTGGCCGGGGACACCAAGTATGGCGACCGCGAGGCCAACAAGCGCTTCCGCGAGAAGGGCCTGCAGCGATTGTTCCTGCATGCGGCACACATGGGTTTTGAGCTGGATGGGCGCGCGTATGGCTTCTCCGCGCCGCTGCCGGATGACTTGAAGAACTTCCTCGATGTCCTTGGCGACAAAGGAAAAAGCAATCGCTGGCTCAGGCCAGCAGCGCCTCGACCCGGGCCGCGCAAACAAAATCGTTGA
- a CDS encoding DUF6445 family protein, translated as MSLFPTQMRQLPYRKPTEGRDYWVIDDALPDPMAVRERCLARTDWEYGFPTTGEVWPGMRTMPALLPDELSIVEALVCKATGARKLWVGQTEAGQKLNHNCVQVVGVVEGAIKPHTDSLNLCRYAAVLYLNPAVPDSCGTSFFRQRMPNGQLGGNMVAPPYRNLVDALGNRFVMPNAFAEDVRVAHRFNRLLVYKANIVHSASAYWGLEDMASKRMTAVFFWMA; from the coding sequence ATGAGCCTGTTCCCGACCCAGATGCGCCAACTGCCCTACCGCAAGCCCACCGAGGGGCGCGACTACTGGGTGATCGACGATGCGCTGCCCGACCCGATGGCGGTGCGCGAACGCTGCCTGGCCCGGACCGACTGGGAGTACGGCTTTCCCACCACCGGAGAGGTCTGGCCGGGGATGCGGACGATGCCGGCCCTGCTGCCGGACGAGCTGTCGATCGTCGAGGCCCTTGTGTGCAAAGCCACGGGGGCCAGGAAGTTGTGGGTGGGGCAGACCGAGGCCGGTCAGAAGCTCAACCACAACTGCGTGCAGGTGGTCGGCGTGGTCGAAGGGGCGATCAAGCCGCACACCGACTCGCTCAACCTGTGTCGCTATGCGGCCGTGCTCTACCTCAACCCCGCCGTGCCGGACAGCTGCGGCACCAGCTTCTTCCGCCAGCGCATGCCCAACGGCCAGTTGGGCGGCAACATGGTGGCGCCGCCGTACCGCAACCTGGTCGACGCCCTGGGCAACCGCTTCGTCATGCCAAATGCATTCGCCGAGGACGTGCGGGTGGCGCACCGATTCAACAGGTTGCTGGTCTACAAGGCCAACATCGTGCACAGCGCCAGCGCGTACTGGGGGCTGGAAGACATGGCCAGCAAGCGGATGACCGCCGTGTTTTTCTGGATGGCATGA
- a CDS encoding Rne/Rng family ribonuclease codes for MKRMLINATQREELRVAIVDGQTLYDLDIEIPSREQKKANIYKGRITRVEQSLEACFVDYGAERHGFLPLKEIADQYFTPGLNPNKSSIRELLKEGQELVVQVEKEERGNKGAALTTFISLAGRYMVLMPNNPKAGGVSRRIEGEDRQALKEALEHLNVPDDVGLIVRTAGMGRDAEELQWDLDYLLTLWRSISEAAAKQKAPFLIYQESKLFIRALRDYLRNDIGEILIDEESLYNDAREFMQQVMPNALRKLKQYKDDTPLFSRYQIETQIESAFDRQVRLPSGGSIVIDQTEALTAIDINSSKATKGSDIEETAFNTNCEAAVEIARQLRIRDAGGLIVIDFIDMDSPRHQREVEEKLKDALKFDRARVQVGRISRFGLLEMSRQRLRPSLGEATQVVCPRCEGHGHIRGIESLALSTLRLIEEHAMKDNTGQVLVQAPSAVANFMLNEKRASVVEIELRNKVHVVIVADDKLETPHIEIQRIREADMGEHSKPSYERLTAVEATPIPKMGQTLGSSEQPAVSGIVPATPAPVREEAPAPAPIPAPVPAPSRARPASAPAPQGGVISRLLGWFRGNAAPTTQESSERKQAAPPAARQGRRDERNRPQQQGQGTQRTPRREQGQSQQQPKSGSGRSNNPRQRGNEAGQRQPQQQTREQPVRQPKPAPAPSASNDNQEPRKQAPARPERTPRPPQAEQPTTVAAASPAIEPAKEIETPVVAQVDSGVVAPETKPESEGSQPRRRRGRRGGRRRRRHEDGTVAQDAPATQLDELDDEDREGDESDAPAGKAGQIPPSPRAAAVTAAAAAAASQQSEPRQVQAEPSPALAPQAEPGASETTLPEAVVPAPAPTAFNLPPLPPIPTAAEVEPSPPARVTPDAEATVENPRPETPRTAQAEAPAPAPAPASPVAPMEAAAPAVEKPEATVSVDAGQQPTPSETPVTLPKQGDLLVHASTRPAITPPAEAEQEQEHEQEHEHEQEQAPPPPDRHPPRDAAQG; via the coding sequence ATGAAGCGCATGTTGATCAACGCAACTCAGCGTGAAGAGTTGCGCGTGGCCATTGTCGATGGCCAGACACTCTACGACCTCGATATCGAGATCCCCTCCCGCGAGCAGAAAAAGGCCAACATCTACAAGGGCCGCATCACCCGCGTCGAGCAATCGCTGGAAGCCTGTTTCGTCGACTACGGCGCCGAGCGCCACGGCTTCCTGCCGTTGAAGGAAATCGCCGACCAGTACTTCACCCCGGGCCTGAACCCCAACAAGTCCAGCATCCGCGAGCTGCTCAAGGAAGGCCAGGAACTGGTCGTCCAGGTCGAGAAGGAAGAGCGCGGCAACAAGGGCGCGGCGCTGACCACGTTCATCTCGCTGGCCGGCCGCTACATGGTGCTGATGCCGAACAACCCGAAGGCCGGCGGCGTCTCGCGCCGGATCGAGGGCGAGGACCGGCAGGCGCTGAAGGAAGCGCTGGAACACCTGAACGTGCCCGACGACGTCGGCCTGATCGTGCGCACCGCCGGCATGGGCCGCGACGCCGAAGAACTGCAGTGGGACCTGGATTACCTGCTGACCCTGTGGCGCTCGATCTCCGAGGCCGCGGCCAAGCAGAAGGCACCGTTCCTGATCTACCAGGAATCGAAGCTCTTCATCCGCGCCCTGCGCGACTACCTGCGCAACGACATCGGCGAGATCCTCATCGACGAGGAGTCGCTGTACAACGACGCGCGCGAGTTCATGCAGCAGGTGATGCCCAACGCCCTGCGCAAGCTCAAGCAGTACAAGGACGACACCCCGCTCTTCTCGCGCTACCAGATCGAAACCCAGATCGAGAGCGCGTTCGACCGCCAGGTGCGCCTGCCTTCGGGCGGCTCGATCGTGATCGACCAGACCGAAGCGCTGACCGCGATCGACATCAACTCCTCCAAGGCCACCAAGGGCTCGGACATCGAGGAGACCGCGTTCAACACCAACTGCGAGGCGGCGGTCGAGATCGCCCGCCAGTTGCGCATCCGCGATGCCGGTGGCCTGATCGTCATCGACTTCATCGACATGGACAGCCCGCGCCACCAGCGCGAGGTCGAGGAAAAGCTGAAGGATGCGCTCAAGTTCGATCGCGCCCGCGTGCAGGTCGGCCGCATCAGCCGCTTCGGCCTGCTCGAGATGTCGCGCCAGCGCCTGCGCCCGAGCCTGGGCGAAGCCACCCAGGTCGTCTGCCCGCGCTGCGAAGGCCACGGCCACATCCGCGGCATCGAATCGCTGGCCCTCTCGACCCTGCGCCTGATCGAAGAGCACGCCATGAAGGACAACACCGGCCAGGTGCTGGTGCAGGCCCCGTCGGCGGTGGCCAACTTCATGCTCAACGAGAAGCGCGCCAGCGTGGTCGAGATCGAGCTGCGCAACAAGGTGCACGTGGTCATCGTCGCCGACGACAAGCTCGAGACCCCGCATATCGAGATCCAGCGCATCCGCGAAGCGGACATGGGCGAGCACAGCAAGCCCAGCTACGAGCGCCTGACCGCGGTCGAGGCCACTCCGATCCCGAAGATGGGCCAGACCCTGGGCAGCTCCGAGCAGCCGGCGGTCAGCGGCATCGTGCCGGCCACCCCGGCACCGGTGCGCGAGGAAGCGCCGGCTCCGGCGCCGATTCCGGCCCCGGTCCCTGCGCCGTCCCGCGCGCGTCCGGCCAGCGCGCCCGCCCCGCAGGGCGGCGTGATCTCGCGCCTGCTCGGCTGGTTCCGCGGTAACGCCGCGCCGACCACGCAGGAGAGCAGCGAACGCAAGCAAGCCGCGCCGCCGGCCGCCCGCCAGGGTCGCCGGGACGAACGGAACCGTCCGCAGCAGCAAGGCCAGGGCACCCAGCGCACCCCGCGCCGCGAGCAGGGCCAGTCGCAGCAGCAGCCCAAGAGCGGCTCCGGCAGGAGCAACAACCCTCGCCAGCGCGGCAACGAGGCCGGCCAGCGCCAGCCGCAGCAGCAGACCCGCGAGCAGCCGGTGCGCCAGCCCAAGCCGGCGCCGGCGCCTTCGGCGAGCAACGACAATCAGGAACCGCGCAAGCAGGCACCCGCGAGGCCGGAACGCACCCCGCGTCCGCCGCAGGCGGAACAGCCCACAACCGTAGCCGCGGCCTCGCCGGCGATCGAACCGGCGAAGGAAATCGAAACCCCGGTCGTGGCCCAGGTCGACAGCGGCGTCGTGGCGCCGGAAACCAAGCCCGAATCGGAAGGCAGCCAGCCACGCCGTCGCCGTGGTCGTCGCGGCGGTCGCCGCCGCCGCCGCCACGAGGATGGAACGGTCGCCCAGGACGCCCCCGCGACCCAGCTCGATGAACTGGATGACGAGGATCGCGAGGGTGACGAGTCCGATGCGCCTGCGGGCAAGGCCGGGCAGATCCCGCCCAGCCCCCGGGCAGCCGCGGTGACCGCGGCTGCCGCCGCAGCCGCCAGCCAGCAGTCGGAACCGCGCCAGGTCCAGGCCGAGCCCTCACCCGCGCTCGCGCCGCAAGCCGAACCTGGGGCCAGCGAAACCACCCTGCCGGAAGCGGTCGTCCCGGCACCGGCACCGACGGCATTCAACCTGCCCCCGCTCCCGCCGATCCCGACCGCCGCCGAGGTGGAGCCATCGCCGCCGGCTCGGGTGACGCCCGACGCCGAGGCAACCGTCGAGAATCCCAGGCCGGAAACGCCGCGGACCGCACAGGCAGAGGCACCGGCACCGGCACCGGCACCGGCATCGCCGGTCGCTCCGATGGAGGCCGCCGCACCCGCTGTCGAGAAACCGGAAGCGACGGTCAGCGTGGATGCCGGACAGCAGCCAACGCCGTCCGAAACGCCAGTGACGCTACCCAAGCAAGGCGACCTGCTTGTCCATGCATCCACGCGCCCGGCAATCACCCCGCCTGCGGAAGCGGAGCAGGAGCAGGAGCACGAGCAGGAGCACGAGCACGAGCAGGAGCAGGCACCGCCACCGCCCGACCGGCATCCGCCTCGGGATGCGGCTCAAGGCTGA
- a CDS encoding 4a-hydroxytetrahydrobiopterin dehydratase, whose protein sequence is MNRNDLANQHCQPRKGKEHAIAPDQVQELLAQLPGWELANDGKAIVKDFKFEDFHRTLGFINAVGFMANREDHHPDLEAGYGHCQVLWSTHDVGGLSLNDFVCAARVEALLA, encoded by the coding sequence ATGAACCGCAACGACCTCGCCAACCAGCACTGCCAGCCTCGCAAGGGCAAGGAACACGCGATCGCACCGGACCAGGTGCAGGAACTGCTGGCGCAACTGCCCGGCTGGGAACTGGCCAACGACGGCAAAGCCATCGTCAAGGACTTCAAGTTCGAGGACTTCCACCGCACGCTGGGTTTCATCAACGCGGTCGGTTTCATGGCCAATCGCGAGGATCACCACCCTGACCTGGAGGCCGGTTACGGGCACTGCCAGGTGCTGTGGTCGACCCACGACGTGGGCGGTCTTTCGCTCAACGATTTTGTTTGCGCGGCCCGGGTCGAGGCGCTGCTGGCCTGA
- a CDS encoding response regulator, translating to MINIVLVDDHELVRTGFRMILQQQPDVRIKGEAGTAEEGLRLIRTLAPDVALVDVHMPGMSGIELTERVIRAKLNTHIIIITVVDDARFPKRLLDAGALGYLTKGCSADELLAAVRQVSSGRRYLAPAVAQQLALATLDGNSGSPFDALSSRELEVAMMLVRGKPLTIIGDQLNLSPKTVSTYKQRLMEKLHVEHVIGLAHLMTVHGLLDAPNQVG from the coding sequence GTGATCAACATCGTGCTCGTGGATGATCACGAACTGGTGCGTACCGGCTTCCGCATGATCCTGCAGCAGCAGCCGGACGTACGCATCAAGGGCGAGGCAGGGACGGCGGAAGAGGGGTTGCGGCTGATCCGTACGCTGGCCCCGGACGTGGCGCTGGTCGACGTGCACATGCCGGGCATGAGCGGCATCGAGCTGACCGAGCGCGTGATCCGCGCCAAACTCAACACCCATATCATCATCATCACCGTGGTCGACGATGCGCGCTTTCCCAAGCGGCTGCTCGATGCGGGCGCGCTCGGCTATCTCACCAAAGGCTGTTCGGCCGACGAATTGCTGGCAGCGGTGCGCCAGGTATCGAGCGGACGTCGTTACCTGGCCCCGGCGGTGGCGCAGCAACTGGCCCTGGCCACGCTCGACGGCAACAGCGGCTCGCCGTTCGACGCTCTGTCCAGCCGCGAACTGGAAGTCGCCATGATGCTGGTCCGCGGCAAGCCACTGACCATCATCGGCGACCAGCTCAACCTGAGTCCCAAGACCGTATCCACCTACAAGCAGCGCCTGATGGAGAAGCTGCACGTGGAGCACGTCATCGGGCTGGCGCACCTGATGACGGTGCACGGGCTGCTCGACGCGCCCAACCAGGTGGGCTGA
- a CDS encoding NfuA family Fe-S biogenesis protein, which produces MIDISDRAQQHFRRLLAQQGDELGILLRVTAPGTPAANCELEFCEPRDLSGNEWLVECEGFNFYLEGDSARWLDGASIDYEPNKTGGQLNIRAPRIKGDVPGVDAGLVERVRYVIESEINPRIAAHSGRVSLLEVDAEGAVVLQFGGGCHGCSMVDVTLKNGVEKTLRERIPEITAVRDATDHSGGRNPYYKEKAGSSAMG; this is translated from the coding sequence ATGATCGATATTTCCGACCGCGCGCAGCAGCATTTTCGCCGCCTGCTGGCCCAGCAGGGCGACGAGCTGGGCATCCTGCTGCGCGTGACCGCCCCTGGTACGCCGGCAGCCAACTGCGAGCTGGAGTTCTGCGAGCCACGTGACCTCAGCGGAAACGAGTGGCTGGTCGAGTGCGAGGGGTTCAACTTCTACCTGGAAGGCGACAGTGCGCGCTGGCTGGATGGCGCGAGCATCGACTACGAGCCCAACAAGACCGGCGGCCAGCTCAACATCCGGGCGCCACGCATCAAGGGCGATGTCCCGGGTGTCGACGCCGGCCTGGTCGAGCGGGTCCGCTATGTCATCGAATCGGAGATCAATCCAAGGATCGCCGCGCACAGCGGCCGCGTCAGCCTGCTGGAGGTCGATGCCGAGGGCGCGGTCGTGCTGCAGTTCGGTGGCGGTTGCCACGGCTGCAGCATGGTGGACGTGACACTCAAGAACGGCGTGGAGAAGACGCTGCGGGAGCGCATTCCGGAGATCACCGCCGTGCGCGACGCGACCGACCACAGTGGCGGGCGCAATCCGTACTACAAGGAAAAGGCCGGCAGCTCGGCGATGGGGTGA
- the glmM gene encoding phosphoglucosamine mutase, whose amino-acid sequence MSTRKYFGTDGIRGQVGQWPISADFMLRLGRAAGAVLARGSTRKPMVLIGKDTRVSGYMFESALEAGLVAAGVDVGLLGPMPTPAVAFLTRSMRAAAGIVISASHNPHTDNGIKFFSGLGEKLSDEVEQAIEEELDAEFVTVASEQLGKATRVADAVARYTEYCKATVPEEFTLRGMKIVLDCAHGATYQVAPRVFAELGADVSAIGDRPDGFNINREVGSTHPQALQQAVLAQRADVGIAFDGDGDRVILVDRNGTIADGDDILYVLARSLFARGCLRGPVVGTLMSNYGLEQALAELEVPLIRANVGDRYVMQQLKANGGMLGGETSGHILCLDRATTGDGIIAALAVLETLAASDQDLALARRGLQKLPQVMVNVRAPGAREALASETVRHALTEVERTLQGRGRVVLRASGTEPLVRVTIEGADAGEVQQLAGWLADAVKSAAHVHMTENP is encoded by the coding sequence ATGAGCACACGCAAGTATTTCGGCACCGATGGTATTCGTGGCCAGGTCGGGCAATGGCCGATCAGTGCCGACTTCATGCTGCGCCTCGGTCGCGCGGCGGGCGCGGTGCTGGCGCGTGGATCGACCCGCAAGCCGATGGTGCTGATCGGCAAGGACACGCGGGTGTCCGGCTACATGTTCGAGTCGGCGCTGGAAGCGGGGCTGGTCGCCGCCGGCGTGGACGTGGGTCTGCTCGGCCCGATGCCGACGCCCGCCGTGGCCTTCCTCACGCGGTCGATGCGGGCCGCCGCGGGTATCGTGATCAGCGCCTCGCACAACCCGCATACCGACAACGGCATCAAGTTCTTCTCCGGGCTGGGCGAGAAACTCTCCGACGAGGTCGAGCAGGCGATCGAGGAGGAACTTGACGCCGAGTTCGTCACGGTAGCCTCCGAACAGCTGGGCAAGGCCACCCGCGTGGCCGATGCGGTCGCGCGCTACACCGAGTACTGCAAGGCGACCGTGCCGGAGGAGTTCACCCTGCGCGGCATGAAGATCGTGCTCGACTGTGCGCACGGCGCGACCTATCAGGTGGCACCCAGGGTGTTCGCCGAACTTGGCGCCGACGTCAGCGCCATTGGCGACAGGCCCGATGGCTTCAACATCAACCGGGAGGTCGGCTCGACCCATCCCCAGGCCCTGCAGCAGGCGGTGCTGGCGCAGCGCGCCGATGTCGGCATCGCCTTCGACGGCGACGGTGACCGCGTGATCCTGGTCGATCGCAACGGCACCATCGCCGATGGCGACGACATCCTTTACGTGCTCGCGCGCAGCCTGTTCGCGCGTGGCTGCCTGCGCGGACCGGTGGTCGGCACGCTGATGAGCAACTACGGGCTGGAGCAGGCGCTGGCGGAACTCGAAGTGCCGCTGATTCGCGCCAACGTGGGCGACCGCTACGTGATGCAGCAACTGAAGGCGAACGGCGGCATGCTCGGCGGCGAGACCTCCGGTCACATCCTGTGCCTGGACCGCGCCACTACCGGCGACGGCATCATCGCCGCGCTGGCGGTTCTGGAGACGCTGGCCGCCTCCGACCAGGATCTCGCACTGGCGCGCCGCGGCCTGCAGAAGCTGCCGCAGGTGATGGTCAACGTGCGCGCGCCCGGTGCGCGCGAGGCGCTGGCGAGCGAGACCGTGCGCCACGCGCTGACCGAGGTCGAGCGCACCTTGCAGGGCCGCGGGCGGGTCGTGTTGCGTGCGTCGGGGACCGAGCCATTGGTGCGCGTGACCATCGAGGGCGCCGACGCGGGCGAAGTGCAGCAGTTGGCCGGCTGGCTGGCGGACGCCGTAAAATCCGCCGCGCATGTGCACATGACGGAAAACCCATGA
- a CDS encoding SDR family NAD(P)-dependent oxidoreductase — protein sequence MPDHRPLSLVTGASAGIGAAFARELASRGHDLVLVARRSDRLHALAGELHEGHGVRAHVLAADLADPAAPRQLVDAVHARGLRVDWLINNAGYGVPGTFEASDWKVHADFLQVLLTAPTELAWRLLPGMRERGHGRIVNVASLAGLVPGSAGHTLYAASKAYLIKFSQSLSLENRHSGVHVCALCPGSTWSEFHDVTGTRALVGKLPRFMWQDAQAVVREGIEAVERGEAVHVTGRVNRAIKALAKLTPDRLALWLSARESRRYRQLD from the coding sequence ATGCCCGACCATCGCCCCTTGAGTCTGGTGACCGGCGCCTCGGCCGGCATCGGCGCCGCGTTCGCGCGTGAACTGGCTTCCCGCGGGCATGACCTGGTGCTGGTCGCCCGCCGCAGCGACCGCCTGCATGCGCTGGCCGGCGAGCTGCACGAGGGCCATGGGGTGCGGGCGCACGTCCTGGCGGCCGACCTGGCCGATCCGGCCGCGCCGCGCCAACTGGTCGATGCCGTGCACGCGCGGGGACTGCGGGTGGACTGGCTGATCAACAACGCCGGCTACGGCGTGCCGGGCACCTTCGAGGCCAGCGACTGGAAGGTCCACGCGGACTTTCTTCAGGTGTTGCTCACCGCGCCGACCGAGCTGGCCTGGCGGCTGTTGCCGGGCATGCGCGAGCGTGGCCACGGGCGCATCGTCAACGTCGCCTCGCTGGCCGGCCTGGTGCCCGGTTCGGCCGGGCACACGCTGTACGCAGCCAGCAAGGCCTACCTGATCAAGTTCTCGCAATCGCTGTCGCTGGAAAACCGGCACAGCGGCGTGCATGTGTGCGCGCTCTGCCCGGGCTCCACCTGGTCGGAGTTCCACGACGTCACCGGCACCCGGGCACTGGTCGGCAAGCTCCCGCGCTTCATGTGGCAGGACGCGCAAGCGGTAGTGCGCGAAGGCATCGAGGCAGTCGAGCGTGGCGAGGCAGTGCACGTCACCGGGCGCGTGAACCGGGCGATCAAGGCGCTGGCCAAGCTGACGCCCGACCGCCTCGCGCTATGGCTGTCGGCACGCGAGTCGAGGCGCTACCGCCAGCTCGATTGA
- the tpiA gene encoding triose-phosphate isomerase — translation MRRKLVAGNWKMHGSRSMAEALVAEIAAQRTQEADVLVFPPFPYLAELAARHAASGIGFGAQDVSEHEGQGAYTGEVSGAMLADVGAQWVLVGHSERRQYHRESDELVARKFAAACAAGLTPILCIGETLEERQAGQTEAVLARQLGAVFANSGIAPFYTAVIAYEPVWAIGTGQTASPEQAQQAHAFIRSQLEREDGMIARLTRLLYGGSVKAANAAALFAQPDVDGGLIGGASLTATDFLGICAAAH, via the coding sequence ATGCGCAGGAAACTCGTCGCCGGTAACTGGAAGATGCACGGCAGCCGCTCGATGGCCGAGGCCCTGGTGGCCGAAATCGCCGCGCAGCGCACGCAGGAGGCCGACGTTCTGGTATTCCCGCCGTTCCCGTACCTGGCCGAGCTGGCTGCACGCCATGCCGCCAGCGGCATCGGTTTCGGCGCCCAGGACGTCAGCGAGCACGAAGGGCAGGGCGCCTATACCGGCGAGGTGTCCGGGGCGATGCTGGCTGACGTCGGCGCGCAGTGGGTGCTGGTCGGCCATTCCGAGCGCCGCCAGTACCACCGGGAGAGCGACGAGCTGGTGGCGCGCAAGTTTGCCGCGGCCTGCGCCGCGGGGCTCACCCCGATTCTGTGCATCGGCGAGACGCTGGAGGAGCGCCAGGCCGGCCAGACCGAAGCGGTGCTTGCACGCCAGCTCGGCGCCGTGTTCGCGAACAGCGGCATCGCGCCGTTCTATACCGCCGTGATCGCCTACGAGCCGGTGTGGGCCATCGGTACCGGCCAGACCGCCTCGCCGGAACAGGCGCAACAGGCGCATGCGTTCATTCGTAGCCAACTCGAACGCGAGGATGGTATGATTGCCCGTCTGACCCGGCTGCTTTACGGCGGCAGCGTCAAGGCGGCGAATGCCGCGGCATTGTTCGCGCAGCCGGACGTGGATGGGGGCCTGATCGGCGGTGCTTCGCTCACCGCAACCGATTTCCTCGGCATCTGCGCCGCAGCGCATTGA
- the secG gene encoding preprotein translocase subunit SecG, with the protein MFVIFSVFYILIAAAMIVLILMQRGAGADAGSGFGGGASATVFGARGSASFLTRATAVLATLFFLLSLGMGIYLSRNGAPQAEQADLGVMSGLAKKPAPAQNAQPAAPASGDVPQVPAKSGSDVPAAGAPAKSDVPAPAGSAK; encoded by the coding sequence ATGTTTGTCATCTTCAGCGTGTTTTACATCCTGATCGCCGCGGCGATGATCGTGCTGATCCTGATGCAGCGCGGCGCCGGCGCCGATGCTGGCTCGGGTTTCGGCGGCGGTGCATCGGCCACGGTGTTCGGTGCGCGTGGCTCGGCCAGCTTCCTCACCCGCGCGACCGCGGTGCTGGCGACGCTGTTCTTCCTGCTGAGCCTGGGCATGGGCATCTACCTGAGCCGCAACGGCGCGCCGCAGGCGGAACAGGCCGACCTCGGCGTGATGTCCGGTCTTGCCAAGAAGCCCGCGCCCGCCCAGAATGCGCAGCCCGCGGCTCCGGCCAGTGGCGACGTGCCGCAGGTTCCGGCCAAGAGCGGCAGCGACGTGCCGGCTGCCGGCGCTCCCGCGAAGTCGGACGTTCCCGCCCCGGCGGGTTCGGCGAAGTAA
- a CDS encoding isopenicillin N synthase family dioxygenase has protein sequence MKQVPTLDIRRYGTDRDAFVAELGDAYRQFGFCCISGHGIPRELVDGAYQAFEQFFALPAETKMKYHVPGSGGARGYTPFKVETAKDSRFPDLKEFWHVGREIPRDSKFADVMPPNLWPEEVPQFKPCGYGLYEALDQLGTRVLRALALHIGLPENYFEDKTDQGNSILRPIHYPPITEENIPNVRAGAHEDINFITLLVGASAEGLEVLSEGQWLPITTEGDAIVVNIGDMLQRLTNHVYPSTSHRVVNPQNANARKPRYSVPFFLHPNPDVVLDPLPQCVTPDNPSRYDTSLTSHEYLMQRLREIKLI, from the coding sequence ATGAAGCAAGTCCCCACGCTCGACATCCGCCGCTACGGCACCGACCGCGACGCCTTCGTCGCCGAACTGGGCGATGCCTACAGGCAGTTCGGCTTCTGCTGCATCAGCGGGCACGGCATTCCGCGCGAGCTGGTGGACGGCGCCTACCAGGCCTTCGAGCAGTTCTTCGCGCTGCCGGCCGAAACCAAGATGAAGTACCACGTGCCCGGTTCCGGTGGCGCGCGCGGCTATACGCCGTTCAAGGTCGAGACGGCCAAGGACAGCCGTTTCCCGGACCTCAAGGAGTTCTGGCACGTCGGCCGCGAGATTCCGCGCGACTCGAAGTTCGCGGACGTGATGCCGCCGAACCTGTGGCCGGAGGAAGTGCCGCAGTTCAAGCCCTGCGGCTACGGCCTCTACGAAGCGCTCGACCAGCTCGGCACGCGCGTGCTGCGCGCGCTGGCGCTGCACATCGGCCTGCCCGAGAACTACTTCGAAGACAAGACCGACCAGGGCAACTCGATCCTGCGCCCGATCCACTACCCGCCGATCACCGAGGAGAACATTCCCAACGTGCGCGCGGGAGCCCACGAGGACATCAACTTCATCACCCTGCTGGTCGGGGCGAGCGCCGAGGGCCTGGAAGTGCTGAGCGAGGGCCAGTGGCTGCCGATCACCACCGAGGGCGATGCCATCGTGGTCAACATCGGCGACATGCTGCAGCGCCTGACCAACCACGTGTATCCGTCGACCTCGCACCGCGTGGTCAACCCGCAGAACGCGAACGCGCGCAAGCCGCGTTATTCGGTGCCCTTCTTCCTGCACCCGAATCCCGACGTGGTGCTCGACCCGCTGCCCCAGTGCGTGACGCCCGACAACCCGAGCCGCTACGACACCTCACTGACCTCGCACGAGTATCTGATGCAGCGGCTGCGCGAAATCAAGCTGATCTGA